One region of Culex pipiens pallens isolate TS chromosome 2, TS_CPP_V2, whole genome shotgun sequence genomic DNA includes:
- the LOC120421116 gene encoding regucalcin-like: MSSYKVQEIPGGQLELGEAPHWDAARQSLYYVSLTEATIHRLDHKQNKVYSASVDGCSSTSFIVPVKGRSSEFVVGDGTRLVLISWDGLSAKAHIVKVIADLAGQESGNRWNDGKVDSRGRLYAGTMTTDEKCFEICTGSFYRFEADKMSFVKQFGDVFISNGLAWNDKTKKFYYVDSAAYEVRVFDVDKDENVSNGQVLYDFKDNGKKPVPFPDGMTIDEKGNLYVAVFHGSKVLKINPKGKVEQEILIPAKQVTSVAFGGPNLDELYVTTARKQVIDPQLAPAGATFKVTGLGVKGTPMYEMNL; this comes from the exons ATGTCTAGCTACAAGGTGCAGGAGATTCCCGGCGGTCAGCTGGAGCTGGGCGAGGCACCCCATTGGGACGCCGCGCGGCAGAGTTTGTACTACGTGAGTTTGACGGAGGCGACCATCCACCGGCTGGACCACAAGCAGAACAAGGTCTACAGTGCTTCTGTTG ATGGCTGCTCGAGCACGTCGTTCATCGTTCCGGTCAAGGGACGAAGCAGTGAGTTTGTGGTTGGTGATGGAACCAGGCTGGTGCTGATCAGCTGGGATGGACTCTCAGCGAAGGCGCACATCGTGAAGGTCATCGCGGATCTTGCCGGACAGGAGTCTGGTAACCGGTGGAACGATGGGAAGGTTGATTCCAGGGGACGACTGTACGCTGGGACGATGACAACGGACGAGAAATGCTTTGAGATTTGTACTGGCAGCTTTTATCGATTCGAGGCAGACAAGATGAGCTTTGTTAAGCAGTTTGGAGATGTTTTCATCTCGAATGGACTGGCTTGGAACGATAAGACGAAGAAGTTCTACTACGTGGACTCTGCGGCGTACGAAGTTAGAGTGTTTGATGTGGACAAGGATGAGAATGTCA GCAACGGACAAGTACTATACGACTTCAAAGATAATGGTAAGAAACCGGTTCCCTTCCCGGACGGAATGACCATCGACGAAAAGGGAAATTTGTACGTGGCCGTGTTTCATGGATCCAAAGTTCTTAAGATCAATCcaaa AGGGAAAGTCGAGCAGGAGATCCTGATTCCAGCGAAACAGGTCACATCCGTTGCCTTCGGGGGACCAAACCTAGACGAGCTGTACGTTACAACCGCCCGCAAGCAGGTCATAGATCCGCAACTCGCTCCGGCAGGTGCCACCTTCAAGGTGACCGGACTGGGTGTCAAAGGGACCCCAATGTATGAAATGAACCTGTGA